One genomic segment of Pseudonocardia sp. T1-2H includes these proteins:
- a CDS encoding ATP-binding protein yields the protein MDSGLKLVLDARSDAPDIAARALARWLCTVGWPAEDAQDLVFAAREAVCNSVDHAYRGEAVGRVDVDAVVRDEAGVVELTVVDQGQWRRWGDVGRRGYGIPLMRAAVPDVVIGTAGPGTWVRLRSGPGPTSGSPSSTSSPNPAGAAS from the coding sequence GTGGATAGTGGTCTCAAGCTCGTTCTGGACGCGCGGTCGGATGCTCCGGACATCGCCGCGCGGGCGTTGGCCAGGTGGTTGTGCACCGTCGGGTGGCCGGCCGAGGACGCGCAGGACCTGGTGTTCGCGGCGCGGGAGGCCGTGTGCAACAGCGTCGACCACGCGTACCGGGGCGAGGCGGTGGGTCGGGTCGATGTCGATGCGGTGGTGCGGGACGAGGCCGGCGTCGTGGAGCTGACGGTCGTCGACCAGGGGCAGTGGCGCCGGTGGGGCGACGTCGGACGGCGGGGGTACGGGATCCCGCTGATGCGCGCCGCCGTGCCCGACGTCGTGATCGGGACGGCCGGTCCCGGTACGTGGGTGCGCCTGCGCAGCGGCCCGGGCCCGACGTCCGGCAGCCCGAGCAGCACGAGCAGCCCGAACCCGGCGGGCGCGGCGTCGTAG
- a CDS encoding SRPBCC family protein has translation MAEFEAERRMAATADRVFEVVADLDRVDEWVPDGIRVRPTPDGEIAASLDGRGSMVPGLVRVRSEQLRLEWGSRDSPDYAGWLQVMHADDGHCSVLLHLSFLGDQPEAHAGAAARALRTRLDDSLARLERLVTP, from the coding sequence ATGGCGGAGTTCGAGGCGGAACGGCGGATGGCGGCCACCGCGGACCGGGTCTTCGAGGTGGTGGCGGACCTGGACCGGGTGGACGAGTGGGTCCCGGACGGGATACGGGTGCGCCCGACGCCCGACGGCGAGATCGCCGCCTCGCTGGACGGCCGCGGCAGCATGGTCCCGGGACTGGTCCGGGTCCGGTCGGAACAGCTACGGCTGGAGTGGGGCTCCCGGGACTCGCCGGACTACGCGGGCTGGCTCCAGGTCATGCACGCCGACGACGGCCACTGCTCGGTGCTACTGCACCTCTCGTTCCTCGGCGACCAGCCGGAGGCGCACGCGGGGGCGGCCGCCCGAGCCCTCCGGACCCGGCTCGACGACAGCCTCGCCCGGCTGGAACGGCTCGTCACGCCCTGA
- a CDS encoding zinc-dependent alcohol dehydrogenase, with protein sequence MSDRALIIESRGVPAVRPVPEAAGPVAVRTLFTGVSAGTELSFLTGTNPALHATFDPELGLFRGGRPDQGYPVTRLGYMEVARVVESPADGTGPARDDLVAMTYGHRTAYRADPLSERIVVLPPGLDPLLGIYVAHMGPICANGLLHAAADVHGTDVRDLGAGVRGRRVAVVGGGVVGLLTGLFARHHDAEEVVLVDPTPRRRAAAEGLGLGTLDPADGDPALVLKSRWRHSPGDRGADVVFQCRGRATALASALRILRPQGTVVDLAFYTDDGSALRLGAEFHHNGLGIRSAQIGRVPRGTAHLWDRERLSAETIALLLDEGPLLREHVITDVLPLRDGPALLTDLAARRRHTIQAVLEVDGHD encoded by the coding sequence GTGAGCGACCGGGCGCTGATCATCGAGTCGCGCGGGGTGCCCGCCGTCCGGCCGGTGCCCGAGGCGGCGGGTCCGGTCGCCGTCCGCACCCTGTTCACCGGAGTCTCGGCCGGGACCGAGCTGAGCTTCCTCACCGGCACCAACCCCGCCCTGCACGCCACCTTCGACCCGGAGCTGGGGCTCTTCCGGGGCGGCCGCCCCGACCAGGGCTACCCGGTGACGAGGCTCGGGTACATGGAGGTCGCCCGGGTCGTGGAGAGCCCGGCGGACGGTACCGGGCCCGCCCGGGACGACCTCGTCGCCATGACCTACGGCCACCGCACCGCGTACCGGGCCGATCCGCTGAGCGAGCGGATCGTGGTCCTGCCGCCCGGGCTCGACCCGCTGCTCGGCATCTACGTGGCGCACATGGGCCCGATCTGCGCGAACGGGCTCCTGCACGCCGCCGCGGACGTCCACGGCACCGACGTCCGCGACCTCGGCGCAGGCGTGCGCGGGCGGCGCGTCGCGGTCGTCGGCGGCGGCGTCGTCGGCCTGCTCACCGGCCTCTTCGCCCGCCACCACGACGCCGAGGAGGTCGTCCTGGTCGACCCGACACCGCGCCGCCGCGCCGCCGCGGAGGGCCTCGGGCTCGGCACCCTCGATCCCGCCGACGGCGATCCGGCCCTCGTGCTGAAGTCCCGGTGGCGGCACTCCCCCGGCGACCGCGGCGCCGACGTCGTCTTCCAGTGCCGCGGACGGGCCACGGCACTGGCCTCCGCCCTGCGGATCCTTCGCCCCCAGGGCACCGTCGTCGACCTGGCCTTCTACACCGACGACGGCTCCGCCCTGCGCCTCGGCGCCGAGTTCCACCACAACGGCCTCGGGATCCGCAGCGCCCAGATCGGCCGGGTCCCCCGCGGTACCGCACACCTCTGGGACCGCGAGCGGCTCTCCGCCGAGACGATCGCGCTCCTGCTCGACGAGGGTCCGCTGCTGCGCGAGCACGTCATCACCGACGTCCTCCCGCTCCGCGACGGGCCGGCCCTGCTGACCGACCTCGCGGCGCGGCGCCGGCACACGATCCAGGCCGTGCTCGAGGTCGACGGCCACGACTGA
- a CDS encoding Gfo/Idh/MocA family protein: MRPPYAHGEAEPALADAGVALFVEKPLALDVPTAQQISDRIAAAGVVSRVGHHWRCAEPVRGARDLLAGRTVRQVSGYWLDKVPPVPWWTDRARSGGPLVEQAVHVLDLARVLVGEVDEVYALSAGPRQGGTTDVATSGVLRFACGAVGTVSTTCALAGKLRAGLEIVADGLVVGIGEDRLHVGDGISTRRRRFDPAIARRAADREFLDAVRGDGSPPAPLGLPDHAEALRSHRLACALATSVGTRVPEEAR; encoded by the coding sequence GTGCGTCCCCCGTACGCCCACGGCGAGGCGGAGCCGGCCCTCGCCGACGCCGGGGTCGCCCTGTTCGTCGAGAAGCCGCTCGCGCTCGACGTGCCCACCGCCCAGCAGATCTCGGACCGGATCGCCGCGGCGGGCGTGGTGAGCCGCGTCGGCCACCACTGGCGGTGCGCGGAACCGGTCCGCGGGGCCCGGGACCTGCTCGCCGGACGAACCGTCCGGCAGGTCTCGGGGTACTGGCTGGACAAGGTGCCGCCGGTTCCGTGGTGGACCGACCGCGCCCGGTCCGGCGGCCCCCTCGTCGAGCAGGCCGTGCACGTCCTGGACTTGGCCCGCGTCCTGGTCGGCGAGGTCGACGAGGTCTACGCCCTCTCCGCCGGCCCGCGGCAGGGCGGCACGACCGACGTCGCGACCTCCGGCGTGCTGCGCTTCGCCTGCGGCGCCGTAGGCACGGTGTCGACCACCTGCGCACTCGCCGGCAAGCTCCGCGCCGGCCTCGAGATCGTGGCCGACGGCCTCGTCGTGGGGATCGGCGAGGACCGGCTGCACGTCGGCGACGGCATCTCCACCCGCCGCCGCCGGTTCGACCCGGCCATCGCCCGCCGGGCGGCGGACCGCGAGTTCCTCGACGCCGTGCGCGGCGACGGGAGCCCGCCCGCCCCGCTCGGCCTGCCCGACCACGCGGAGGCGCTGCGCAGCCACCGCCTCGCCTGCGCCCTCGCCACCTCGGTCGGGACGCGGGTCCCGGAGGAGGCCCGGTGA
- a CDS encoding glycosyltransferase, which translates to MPPPGYGGIENVIAALVPELRRRGVRVVLATVGRSTLPVDERISVHENGRFGELQRPFNQVAGVAAAHLHRIVTELRRRDDIVLVHDHQEVFGPTVLGALGPDGPPVLHTLHWDLRKHPEFYGAVDGGGSLWVNGVSASQIANAPAALRAISVGHVHLATPLAVGADRRAPAVDKAGHLVVLGRVTADKGQHVAAEVAHRTGRDLVLAGPIGPHDHPSELATADAANPDVRYWREQVEPLVDGVRVRWIGTVTGRERDTLLQSADAALFPIGWDEPGGTAVVESLALGTAPVGYRRGCLPELVDDGRTGLLVEPGDIDALAAAASGARLIDPRVCRREATRRFTPARMAQQYLDFYDQVIALGGRPVPVRSTADV; encoded by the coding sequence GTGCCGCCCCCGGGGTACGGCGGCATCGAGAACGTCATCGCCGCGCTCGTCCCGGAGCTGCGGCGGCGCGGGGTCCGGGTGGTCCTGGCCACGGTCGGACGGAGCACGCTCCCCGTCGACGAGCGGATCTCCGTGCACGAGAACGGGCGGTTCGGCGAGCTGCAACGACCCTTCAACCAGGTGGCGGGGGTGGCCGCGGCGCACCTGCACCGCATCGTGACCGAGCTGAGGCGCCGGGACGACATCGTGCTCGTGCACGACCACCAGGAGGTGTTCGGCCCGACGGTCCTGGGCGCGCTCGGTCCCGACGGTCCGCCGGTCCTGCACACCCTGCACTGGGACCTGCGCAAGCACCCCGAGTTCTACGGGGCCGTCGACGGCGGCGGCTCGCTGTGGGTGAACGGGGTGTCCGCCTCGCAGATAGCGAACGCGCCCGCCGCGCTGCGGGCGATCAGCGTCGGCCACGTCCACCTGGCCACGCCGCTCGCCGTCGGGGCGGACCGGCGTGCCCCCGCCGTCGACAAGGCCGGCCACCTGGTGGTCCTTGGCCGGGTCACCGCGGACAAGGGCCAGCACGTTGCAGCCGAGGTGGCGCACCGCACCGGCCGCGACCTGGTCCTCGCGGGGCCGATCGGGCCCCATGACCACCCGAGCGAGCTGGCGACCGCGGACGCCGCCAACCCGGACGTCCGGTACTGGCGCGAGCAGGTCGAACCACTGGTCGACGGGGTGAGGGTGCGCTGGATCGGGACCGTCACCGGCCGCGAACGCGACACCCTCCTGCAGAGCGCCGACGCGGCCCTGTTCCCCATCGGATGGGACGAACCCGGGGGGACCGCGGTGGTCGAGTCGCTCGCCCTCGGCACCGCGCCCGTCGGCTACCGGCGCGGCTGCCTCCCCGAGCTGGTCGACGACGGGCGCACCGGCCTCCTGGTGGAGCCGGGCGACATCGACGCTCTCGCCGCCGCGGCGTCCGGGGCGCGGCTGATCGATCCTCGGGTGTGCCGCCGCGAGGCTACGCGACGTTTCACCCCCGCCCGAATGGCGCAGCAGTACCTCGATTTCTACGACCAGGTGATCGCGCTCGGTGGTCGTCCCGTTCCGGTCCGTTCGACCGCGGATGTATGA
- a CDS encoding Hsp20/alpha crystallin family protein translates to MLMRTDPFRELDRLAQHAFGAPGTWSRPTAMPMDAYRRGEEFVVEFDLPGVDPGAIELSVERNVLTVKAERRPPLRDENVEMQVSERSLGVYSRQLFLGETLDTEHIHADYNAGVLTLRIPVAERAKPRTISISSAEDPGRQEVNA, encoded by the coding sequence ATGCTGATGCGTACCGACCCGTTCCGTGAGCTCGACCGGCTCGCCCAGCACGCCTTCGGCGCGCCCGGGACCTGGTCGCGCCCGACGGCCATGCCGATGGACGCTTACCGCCGCGGCGAGGAGTTCGTGGTGGAGTTCGATCTGCCCGGGGTCGATCCGGGGGCGATCGAGCTGTCGGTGGAGCGCAACGTGCTGACCGTCAAGGCCGAGCGACGTCCGCCCCTGCGCGACGAGAACGTGGAGATGCAGGTGTCCGAGCGCAGCCTGGGCGTGTACTCCCGCCAGCTCTTCCTCGGTGAGACGCTGGACACCGAGCACATCCACGCCGACTACAACGCCGGCGTGCTCACGCTGCGGATCCCGGTCGCCGAGAGGGCCAAGCCCCGTACCATCAGCATCTCCAGCGCCGAGGACCCGGGACGCCAGGAGGTCAACGCCTGA